One Streptococcus sp. S1 DNA window includes the following coding sequences:
- a CDS encoding DNA topology modulation protein, giving the protein MKIVIIGYSGSGKSTLAENLSRHYSIPKLHMDTLQFQPGWIDSDRDTMEGEMRQFLSDHKAWVIDGNYSWCCYEERMEQADQIIFLNFSRWNCLFRAWKRYCRYKGRVRESMAAGCPERFDWEFIRWILWDGRTKSARERYQSIHSTYPEKFLSLKNQKELDAFLKNIQ; this is encoded by the coding sequence ATGAAAATCGTTATTATCGGCTATTCTGGATCAGGTAAATCCACCTTAGCTGAAAACTTATCCCGCCACTACTCCATTCCCAAGCTCCACATGGATACCCTTCAATTTCAACCGGGCTGGATAGACAGTGACCGGGATACGATGGAAGGTGAGATGAGACAGTTTCTCAGCGATCATAAAGCCTGGGTCATTGATGGCAATTACTCTTGGTGCTGCTATGAGGAGAGAATGGAGCAAGCCGACCAGATTATCTTTCTCAACTTCTCTCGTTGGAACTGCCTCTTTAGAGCCTGGAAACGATACTGCCGTTATAAGGGACGCGTCCGTGAGAGTATGGCAGCAGGCTGCCCTGAACGCTTTGACTGGGAATTCATCCGTTGGATCCTTTGGGATGGACGAACAAAAAGTGCCAGAGAAAGGTATCAAAGCATCCACTCCACCTACCCTGAGAAATTTCTCTCTCTCAAGAATCAAAAAGAGCTAGATGCGTTTCTAAAAAACATACAATAA
- a CDS encoding class I SAM-dependent methyltransferase, with translation MSKMYFDVNPDAAHDIHDLAVVLLGQKMNFYTDAGVFSKKMIDYGSQVLLSTLDFQEGESVLDVGCGYGPIGLSLAKAQGVAVTMVDVNERALDLAKKNASRNGVEAQIFSSDVYEAVEGVFDHVISNPPIRAGKKVVHQVITGSFEHLKPGGDLTIVIQKKQGAPSAKAKMEETFGNCETVKKDKGYYILRSEKES, from the coding sequence ATGAGTAAAATGTATTTTGATGTAAACCCAGATGCAGCCCATGATATTCATGATCTGGCTGTAGTTTTATTGGGGCAAAAGATGAATTTTTATACGGACGCCGGCGTCTTTAGTAAAAAAATGATTGACTATGGAAGCCAGGTGCTCTTATCAACCCTGGATTTTCAAGAAGGAGAAAGTGTCCTTGATGTTGGCTGTGGCTATGGTCCAATTGGCCTCTCTCTCGCTAAAGCGCAAGGAGTTGCAGTGACTATGGTGGATGTTAATGAGCGGGCGCTGGACTTGGCTAAGAAAAATGCCAGCCGAAATGGCGTGGAAGCTCAGATCTTTTCTTCGGATGTCTATGAAGCAGTAGAAGGGGTCTTTGACCATGTGATCAGTAATCCGCCGATCCGAGCTGGTAAGAAAGTGGTTCACCAAGTGATCACTGGTAGTTTTGAACATTTGAAACCAGGTGGAGACTTGACCATTGTCATTCAGAAAAAACAAGGGGCTCCAAGTGCTAAGGCCAAGATGGAAGAGACCTTTGGCAATTGTGAGACAGTAAAAAAAGACAAGGGCTATTATATTTTAAGAAGTGAGAAAGAATCATGA
- the ldcB gene encoding LD-carboxypeptidase LdcB/DacB: MKARFSKFTLVTVALLTLTACSQSQSTSSKSSAKEETKQTQTKFSKETSSTKDTSKETGKEESSKAGKSDVKVDSGVSYNGSYYSVKGKYGEVMIANKHYPLSPDFNPGEDPEAVSALHELIAAMQAEGYPISDQYSGFRSYDTQVGLYQNYVNQDGQEAADRYSARPGYSEHQTGLTFDLIDTSGNLVTEPGPSKWLLKNAAKYGFVVRYQEGKEKVTGYMPESWHLRYIGKEAQDIADSGLSLEEYYGFTGGDYVDK, translated from the coding sequence ATGAAAGCAAGATTTTCCAAATTCACTTTGGTGACAGTTGCCTTGTTAACCCTGACAGCTTGCTCCCAATCTCAATCCACTAGTTCTAAATCTTCTGCAAAAGAAGAAACTAAACAAACGCAAACCAAGTTTTCCAAAGAAACGTCTTCTACAAAGGATACGTCAAAAGAAACTGGCAAAGAAGAGTCGTCAAAAGCTGGCAAGTCAGATGTGAAAGTGGACTCTGGTGTCAGCTATAATGGTTCTTACTATAGTGTAAAAGGGAAATATGGTGAGGTCATGATCGCCAACAAACATTATCCCTTGTCGCCTGACTTTAACCCAGGTGAAGATCCTGAAGCTGTTTCAGCCCTTCATGAATTGATCGCAGCCATGCAGGCAGAGGGTTATCCAATTAGTGATCAATACAGTGGTTTTCGTAGCTACGACACCCAAGTTGGCCTCTATCAAAACTATGTCAATCAAGATGGTCAGGAAGCAGCAGATCGTTATTCCGCAAGACCGGGTTATAGTGAACACCAGACAGGTTTGACCTTTGATTTGATCGATACCAGTGGTAATCTGGTGACAGAACCTGGACCAAGTAAGTGGTTGCTCAAGAATGCCGCTAAATATGGCTTTGTGGTTCGTTACCAAGAAGGAAAAGAAAAAGTGACAGGCTACATGCCAGAAAGCTGGCATCTCCGCTATATCGGAAAAGAAGCACAAGATATCGCGGACTCAGGCTTGAGTCTGGAAGAATACTATGGCTTCACCGGTGGCGATTACGTTGATAAATAA
- a CDS encoding pyrimidine-nucleoside phosphorylase: protein MRAVDIIQKKRDGLALNKEEIEWLIEGYVAGTVPDYQMSAFAMAVYFKGMTTEEISHMTMKMVQTGQQFDLSAIPGIKVDKHSTGGVGDKVTLVLVPLVASFGVPVAKMSGRGLGHTGGTIDKLESIKGFQIERTQEEFIQQVQEIGLSVIGQSDQLVKADKLLYALRDVTATVDTIPLIASSVMSKKIAAGADAILLDVTVGEGAFMKNIEDARRLARTMVDLGNAVGRKTIAVITDMSQPLGTSIGNRLEILEALDILKGQGRADVTEFICELAQIMLKLANVDQSIEAIHEHLNNGQALAKFEEMVVAQGGDLEDLHRPVKVDQVLEVTADQDGVIAALPAMEFGLFAMRLGAGRAVKSDPLDYETGIVFDKKVGEHVKKGERIARIFMNEKNSQERVTEFKKNVKILERAESVKEIIEIIS, encoded by the coding sequence ATGAGAGCAGTAGATATCATTCAGAAAAAAAGAGATGGTCTTGCCTTAAACAAGGAAGAAATTGAATGGCTGATTGAGGGCTATGTGGCTGGAACGGTTCCAGATTACCAAATGTCCGCTTTTGCTATGGCTGTTTATTTTAAAGGGATGACGACGGAAGAAATCTCCCATATGACCATGAAGATGGTCCAAACGGGGCAACAGTTTGATCTGTCAGCTATTCCAGGAATCAAGGTAGACAAACATTCGACTGGTGGTGTGGGAGACAAGGTGACCTTGGTCTTGGTGCCTCTGGTTGCAAGTTTTGGAGTGCCGGTTGCTAAAATGAGCGGTCGTGGCTTAGGCCACACGGGTGGAACCATCGATAAGTTGGAATCCATTAAAGGTTTCCAAATTGAACGGACCCAAGAGGAATTTATCCAGCAGGTTCAGGAGATTGGCTTATCGGTTATTGGGCAATCTGACCAACTTGTGAAGGCAGACAAACTTTTGTATGCTCTGCGTGATGTAACGGCGACAGTGGATACCATTCCTTTGATTGCTAGCTCCGTCATGAGTAAGAAAATTGCTGCAGGTGCGGATGCCATTCTTTTGGACGTGACGGTAGGCGAGGGTGCCTTCATGAAGAATATTGAGGATGCTCGTCGCTTAGCACGTACCATGGTGGATCTTGGAAATGCAGTGGGTCGGAAAACCATCGCTGTCATTACAGATATGAGCCAACCTTTGGGAACCAGCATTGGTAATCGTTTAGAAATTTTAGAAGCCCTGGATATTCTGAAAGGACAAGGACGCGCTGATGTCACAGAGTTTATTTGTGAATTAGCGCAAATCATGTTGAAATTGGCCAATGTAGATCAATCAATTGAAGCCATCCATGAACACTTGAACAATGGTCAGGCTTTAGCGAAGTTTGAAGAAATGGTTGTGGCTCAAGGTGGAGACTTAGAAGATTTGCATCGTCCCGTCAAAGTGGATCAGGTCCTTGAAGTAACAGCGGACCAAGATGGCGTTATTGCTGCTTTACCTGCCATGGAGTTTGGTTTGTTTGCTATGAGGCTGGGTGCTGGTCGTGCTGTCAAATCGGATCCCCTCGATTATGAAACAGGGATTGTGTTTGACAAAAAAGTGGGAGAGCACGTCAAAAAAGGGGAACGCATTGCCCGCATTTTCATGAATGAAAAAAATTCACAAGAAAGAGTTACAGAATTCAAAAAAAATGTTAAAATACTAGAAAGGGCTGAAAGCGTTAAAGAAATTATTGAAATAATATCTTAA
- the rpsT gene encoding 30S ribosomal protein S20 produces the protein MEVNNLANIKSAIKRAELNVKQNEKNSAQKSAMRTAIKSFEANPSEELYRAASSAIDKAETKGLIHKNKASRDKARLAAKLG, from the coding sequence ATGGAGGTGAATAACTTGGCAAACATTAAATCAGCTATCAAACGCGCTGAATTGAACGTTAAACAAAACGAAAAAAACTCAGCTCAAAAATCAGCTATGCGTACTGCAATCAAATCTTTTGAAGCAAACCCATCTGAAGAACTTTACCGCGCTGCTAGCTCAGCTATCGATAAAGCAGAAACTAAAGGTTTGATCCACAAGAACAAAGCTAGCCGTGATAAAGCACGTCTTGCAGCGAAACTTGGTTAA
- the coaA gene encoding type I pantothenate kinase, producing the protein MDKEFLHFEKINRETWQNLHRKTTPPLSQTELNSIKSFNDRINLQDVRDVYLPLTNLIGIYKRSKEDLAFSKGIFLQKTSERQPFIIGVSGSVAVGKSTTSRLLQILLSRTFEGSTVELVTTDGFLYPNAILKEQEILNRKGFPESYDMELLLDFLNQIKNNKSVEIPVYSHEIYDIVPDEKQTILPADFVIVEGINVFQNPQNDSLYMTDFFDFSIYVDAAVNDIESWYIDRFQKLLALAQNDPNNYYYQFTEQPLEEVLSMAHQVWESINLVNLQYYIQPTRNRADLILHKATNHEIDEIYLKR; encoded by the coding sequence ATGGACAAAGAATTTCTACATTTTGAAAAAATTAATCGGGAAACTTGGCAAAATTTGCACCGCAAAACCACCCCACCTCTCTCTCAAACAGAGCTCAATTCTATTAAAAGTTTTAACGACCGCATCAACCTCCAGGATGTACGTGACGTCTACCTGCCTTTGACAAACCTGATAGGCATCTACAAGCGTTCCAAAGAAGATTTGGCCTTCTCAAAAGGTATTTTCCTTCAAAAAACGAGTGAACGCCAACCCTTTATCATTGGGGTTTCAGGGAGTGTTGCGGTTGGAAAATCCACCACTAGCCGTTTACTTCAAATCCTGCTGTCACGAACCTTTGAAGGCTCGACGGTGGAGTTGGTAACAACGGATGGCTTCCTCTATCCAAATGCTATCTTAAAAGAACAAGAGATCCTCAATCGAAAAGGATTTCCGGAAAGCTATGATATGGAATTGCTCCTTGATTTTCTCAATCAAATTAAAAACAACAAGAGCGTAGAAATCCCTGTCTATTCCCACGAAATATACGATATTGTCCCAGATGAGAAGCAAACCATTTTACCGGCTGATTTTGTCATTGTAGAAGGGATCAATGTCTTTCAAAATCCACAAAATGACAGTCTCTATATGACCGATTTCTTTGATTTTTCAATCTATGTGGATGCCGCAGTCAATGATATCGAATCTTGGTATATCGATCGCTTCCAAAAACTCCTTGCATTAGCTCAGAATGATCCCAATAACTACTACTATCAATTTACAGAGCAACCCCTAGAAGAAGTTTTAAGCATGGCCCACCAGGTATGGGAATCCATAAATTTAGTCAACTTGCAATATTACATCCAACCAACCAGAAACCGAGCTGATCTGATTCTCCATAAAGCAACCAATCATGAAATCGATGAAATTTATCTCAAACGCTAG